The following coding sequences lie in one Rutidosis leptorrhynchoides isolate AG116_Rl617_1_P2 chromosome 6, CSIRO_AGI_Rlap_v1, whole genome shotgun sequence genomic window:
- the LOC139853310 gene encoding uncharacterized protein isoform X2 has protein sequence MVATDLKSEIKKLMDKRSDLETEMNIIIERLCQPGGPGLSGNLVDSEGFPRSDIDIPVVRADRNRLAGLRNDHKNITEKITRNIEILHSSRLAPKSSTAMDSGSISQGVGDMSSSVSSMDVDVSRPFAMLDEITEESPAAEDGLQLGDQIVKFGNVEYGDNLLSKLASEARMNEGRPVPLLLMRQGTLINLTVTPRTWRGRGLLGCNFRIL, from the exons atggtagcAACAGATTTGAAGTCGGAAATCAAGAAATTGATGGATAAAAGAAGTGATTTGGAAACTGAGATGAACATTATAATCGAACGTCTTTGTCAGCCCGGCGGCCCTGGTCTTTCCGGCAATCTCGTCGACTCCGAG GGGTTTCCGAGGTCTGACATTGACATTCCAGTAGTGCGAGCAGACCGAAATAGACTTGCAG GATTAAGGAATGATCACAAGAATATCACTGAGAAAATAACCAGAAATATAGAAATTCTGCATTCATCAAGGCTTGCTCCTAAATCTTCGACTGCTATGGACTCAG GATCAATTAGCCAAGGTGTGGGTGATATGAGTTCATCTGTGAGTAGCATGGATGTTGATGTCAGCAGGCCGTTTGCAAtgttggatgaaataactgaagaATCTCCAGCAGCAGAGGATGGTTTGCAACTTGGAGATCAGATAGTGAAATTTGGGAATGTTGAATATGGTGATAATTTGCTTTCAAAACTTGCATCTGAAGCTCGCATGAATGAAGGGCGTCCTGTACCTTTGTTACTTATGAGACAAGGGACTTTGATTAACTTGACTGTCACACCTCGAACATGGCGAGGTCGAGGCTTGCTTGG ATGTAACTTTCGGATCTTGTGA
- the LOC139853666 gene encoding uncharacterized protein — protein sequence MAPEKEDSWTWNLCGSGKFTTKSLTKQIMAKCFPPNASNIITQKNDFVPIKVGVFIWRARRGRLPVLFELDKRGVDLNSVLCPLCNDGVETVSHALFECKLVREIWDRVFKWWGMDSTQHNIDNILCGNSYLPCSSVGEKIWKAMVWTSVYLIWKNRNQKDFKGLCWSSPVALNDIQVKSYEWIAKRNKIKSIEWLDWLQNPNILVL from the coding sequence ATGGCGCCGGAAAAAGAGGACTCTTGGACTTGGAACTTATGCGGGTCGGGTAAATTCACAACTAAATCTCTTACAAAGCAAATCATGGCTAAGTGTTTTCCTCCGAATGCTTCTAATATAATAACACAAAAAAATGACTTTGTTCCAATTAAAGTGGGTGTTTTTATATGGAGGGCAAGGAGGGGGAGACTTCCCGTTTTGTTTGAATTAGACAAACGGGGCGTTGACCTAAATTCCGTCCTTTGCCCTCTATGTAATGATGGGGTTGAAACGGTTAGCCATGCTTTGTTCGAGTGCAAGTTGGTTCGAGAAATATGGGATAGAGTTTTTAAATGGTGGGGCATGGATTCGACACAACACAACATCGATAATATTCTATGTGGGAACTCTTATTTGCCTTGTTCGAGTGTGGGTGAAAAGATTTGGAAAGCAATGGTATGGACTAGCGTCTATCTCATTTGGAAAAATAGAAATCAAAAGGACTTCAAAGGATTGTGTTGGTCTTCGCCGGTTGCTCTCAATGATATACAAGTGAAGAGTTATGAATGGATCGCGAAAAGGAATAAAATAAAAAGCATCGAGTGGTTAGATTGGTTGCAAAATCCTAATATCTTAGTCTTGTAA
- the LOC139853310 gene encoding uncharacterized protein isoform X1, whose protein sequence is MVATDLKSEIKKLMDKRSDLETEMNIIIERLCQPGGPGLSGNLVDSEGFPRSDIDIPVVRADRNRLAGLRNDHKNITEKITRNIEILHSSRLAPKSSTAMDSGDNTGSISQGVGDMSSSVSSMDVDVSRPFAMLDEITEESPAAEDGLQLGDQIVKFGNVEYGDNLLSKLASEARMNEGRPVPLLLMRQGTLINLTVTPRTWRGRGLLGCNFRIL, encoded by the exons atggtagcAACAGATTTGAAGTCGGAAATCAAGAAATTGATGGATAAAAGAAGTGATTTGGAAACTGAGATGAACATTATAATCGAACGTCTTTGTCAGCCCGGCGGCCCTGGTCTTTCCGGCAATCTCGTCGACTCCGAG GGGTTTCCGAGGTCTGACATTGACATTCCAGTAGTGCGAGCAGACCGAAATAGACTTGCAG GATTAAGGAATGATCACAAGAATATCACTGAGAAAATAACCAGAAATATAGAAATTCTGCATTCATCAAGGCTTGCTCCTAAATCTTCGACTGCTATGGACTCAG GTGATAATACAGGATCAATTAGCCAAGGTGTGGGTGATATGAGTTCATCTGTGAGTAGCATGGATGTTGATGTCAGCAGGCCGTTTGCAAtgttggatgaaataactgaagaATCTCCAGCAGCAGAGGATGGTTTGCAACTTGGAGATCAGATAGTGAAATTTGGGAATGTTGAATATGGTGATAATTTGCTTTCAAAACTTGCATCTGAAGCTCGCATGAATGAAGGGCGTCCTGTACCTTTGTTACTTATGAGACAAGGGACTTTGATTAACTTGACTGTCACACCTCGAACATGGCGAGGTCGAGGCTTGCTTGG ATGTAACTTTCGGATCTTGTGA